The Candidatus Gracilibacteria bacterium genome segment AAGATAAAACCTAAAAATTAATATAACTATATATATAATTAAAAAAATAATAATGTCAATATTTGGACATTATTATTTTAATAGTATTTTGTACGGAACTATACTCGTATTTTTGTTATTTTTTGTCCTGTTTTCAGTCATTTTTTTGTAATAGCTTTTCCCGTTATTCCAGCAATTGCTACGATGAGACCCAGAATGAAGTAAAATATATCAACCGTAAGACTTGCTGTATCCAAAAAGAGCCCAGAAACAAACATAAGCAGTACTCAAAAAATTACTTGGAGAATTCGTGTTCTACCACGAGAGAGTATATTGATATCAAGTCCACCCATGACAAGAGGGAACACTCATAGTGCTACTATTATATATGCGAGTATTTTTTTAGTCATTGGATCAAGATTGATTCCAAAAAACGAGCTTTCCAGTGATAGGTTTTGTACTCAAAATGCTATGATTCAAAGAGCAATAAGGACAATTCCAAGAATAATCTTAGCATATCTTATTTGTAAGTCAGTGGGTCGCTTCATGAGAAGCTGTAAAAAATTCATCATGTGATTTTAATTAATTGTATAGTGTGTGGGATACAGGATAAACAAAAGCGAAAAAACAGCAAAATAATTTTGACTTTTCTCTCTATTTTATATAATACTCTCGCTTTTTTGTATTGGGATGTAGCCAAGTGGTAAGGCAGGGGACTTTGACTCCCCCACGCGTAGGTTCGACCCCTACCATCCCAACCATTATTGAAACAAGCAGAAAAAATATACTTTTATGGCCTTGCAGCATAAAAAAAACATAAGGAACAAGTAAATTAGGGATTTGTTTTTTAAGTTTTTACTTAGAAGTATTATTTATTTATAATTATATTAAGTATGTTAGCAGTTATAGAAGTTGGAGGAAATCAATTCATCGTACAAAAAGGTGATATCATCGAAGTTAAAAAACAAGATGTTGAAGTTGGTAAAAAGATGACAGTAGAAGCACTACTGATTTCTGGTCTAGATGGAAAAGACATGAAATTAGGAGCTCCATTTATTGGTGGTTCTAAAATCGAATGTAAAGTTCTAGAACAAAAAAAAGGAGAAAAAGTACGAGTTTTTAAGATGAAATCTAAAAAAAGATATATGAGAAACAAAGGGTTTAGACCTCAAGTTACTCAACTAGAAATCCTGTCTATAGCTTAAATAAAATCATTGTCTACGCACAAATGTAGGCATTTTTTGTTTTTTCAAGTATACTGAGATTTGATTACATTGAGCGGAAATAATGACGAAGAAAATTATTCTAGAAATACGACGAGCATAACCAGAAATTTAGTTTCTAAAATTACGTTTTGTCACCAAA includes the following:
- the rplU gene encoding 50S ribosomal protein L21, producing MLAVIEVGGNQFIVQKGDIIEVKKQDVEVGKKMTVEALLISGLDGKDMKLGAPFIGGSKIECKVLEQKKGEKVRVFKMKSKKRYMRNKGFRPQVTQLEILSIA